The Pseudomonadota bacterium genome includes a region encoding these proteins:
- a CDS encoding CHRD domain-containing protein encodes MPYLLSRNLFIAALLLSVQPAGLAAELQTSEVISLQPGNGVTFSQVDWPGLPQPVSDTGTGIMAVDLAMVRQSAGSESGFLNVVRNDSWLIRNMPVFSEEDYPYPEMMSFFPLEAQTGTDVVSLELSVTFSSGIITSNADVMLDFYTYEVTPAPLSVGGLPEPVVEPPPDPAVAAIPQPVLDRASVQVIQRGHPNVNAARNQCMPMAIANSLQYLENTTGLNLPQSHVPGLAPNGNSDGSLVGDVEAETTRAPSVTSRTNAGATGTWGLKGKLKFLARNGLHEDIQTRHFGKSGSSPNGDFTSGDLTETVNGNTARSKPFGKTLGIADLVNSMRDGQDCEVVYTYPNGGSHAVELVAAGISGGLPWTVTASDLAQTHQGDANDSSLGAGQGFEFSLMSDKDGDGFLEFPDGRELVTAYCQKYVGTPPQTVTEPVTVVEIDDPAGHSCCVQPPGFGMTITRDGSDLLIEGSGDGFPLRGWVESNGDFFATSITPVAGFPAVYSTIQGRFSTDGSAQGVELTIGVFGELFGTPITYILDIGEAADQARIGGLKSAAASQGDLLRVNEGETLTVDSGNRLLVNGLLYNEGSIVISTNAVLRNTGLIDNRGSISIQGRLEGGGAVESKGQITNDGVIEQTGAIHLHQSSATTNSGTWNIADSAGLANAGSLRNNATLNLFGRLSNRGLLDGPGQTEVKEGGRLDNYGELDSEVDNAGRVFNVCDAVIRGPLVGSGAVPACGLAAVPSGQQVVPGVVSQNIGKAWFGLDVDGRVLDYVIKLPGLDLDGTQTPADSEDDVIGIEIRRGSYLDNGSVAWTIMDESGTAPDLSVNAGHHTLIGSWTGSDEAPLTPSLVGRLLDSTLYLLVRTNAHPDGELRGQILADNDASSSADEPVLGMLFDRSRNGHGMDFQRSGELYFLTFYSYGDDGTPEWFIAIGKVVGDVFSGELLRVSYDAADSPPQTATGVGRVELEFGVEEDSAACADGTDRSTALSLARFGWEIDGESGDWCVEPLIVGGAPPSPDFTGHWFAGPADEGWGLTVYQQGDVLFAVLYFYDATGKPRWLIGSTQSFTNGDTLTMDQISGYCRDCPTAFEGTDAGTLTLTFVEPSQTEASNRVSVDVEYQGPEGGEWLREEASIRLLSDPAD; translated from the coding sequence ATGCCGTACCTTCTCAGCCGAAACCTGTTCATCGCCGCGTTGTTGCTCAGTGTCCAGCCGGCAGGGCTTGCCGCCGAACTGCAGACCTCTGAAGTCATATCGCTGCAGCCCGGCAACGGGGTGACTTTCAGCCAGGTCGATTGGCCTGGCTTGCCGCAACCGGTCAGCGACACCGGGACGGGGATCATGGCTGTGGACCTGGCAATGGTCCGCCAAAGCGCCGGATCCGAAAGCGGTTTCCTCAACGTGGTGCGCAACGACAGCTGGCTGATCCGCAACATGCCGGTTTTCAGCGAGGAAGACTATCCCTACCCCGAGATGATGTCCTTTTTCCCGCTGGAAGCGCAGACCGGTACCGACGTGGTGTCGCTCGAGCTCTCCGTGACTTTCTCGTCTGGCATTATTACGAGCAACGCAGATGTGATGCTGGATTTCTATACCTACGAGGTGACCCCTGCACCGCTGAGTGTCGGCGGGCTGCCCGAGCCGGTCGTCGAGCCACCGCCCGACCCGGCGGTTGCCGCCATTCCCCAGCCGGTACTGGATCGCGCCAGCGTTCAGGTGATCCAGCGCGGTCATCCGAACGTCAATGCGGCCCGTAATCAGTGCATGCCGATGGCCATTGCCAACAGCTTGCAGTATCTGGAAAACACCACCGGACTCAACCTGCCTCAATCACACGTGCCGGGCCTGGCGCCCAACGGCAACAGCGATGGTTCGCTGGTCGGTGATGTCGAAGCCGAAACGACCCGGGCGCCGTCAGTGACCAGCCGAACCAACGCCGGGGCCACGGGCACCTGGGGACTGAAGGGTAAGCTGAAATTCCTGGCCAGGAACGGCCTGCACGAGGACATCCAGACGCGCCATTTCGGCAAATCCGGCAGTTCGCCGAACGGGGATTTCACTTCCGGTGATCTGACCGAAACGGTCAATGGCAATACGGCCCGCTCCAAGCCCTTTGGCAAGACCCTCGGCATTGCCGACCTGGTGAACTCCATGCGCGACGGTCAGGACTGCGAAGTCGTCTACACCTATCCCAACGGCGGCTCGCATGCCGTGGAGCTGGTGGCGGCAGGCATCTCTGGCGGGTTGCCGTGGACAGTGACGGCGTCTGATCTGGCGCAAACCCACCAGGGCGATGCCAACGATTCCTCGCTTGGCGCAGGCCAGGGGTTCGAGTTCAGCCTGATGTCGGACAAGGACGGTGACGGTTTTCTCGAGTTCCCCGACGGACGTGAACTCGTGACCGCGTATTGCCAGAAATATGTAGGCACACCTCCGCAGACAGTCACTGAGCCGGTTACGGTCGTTGAGATTGATGATCCTGCCGGCCACAGTTGCTGTGTCCAGCCGCCCGGATTCGGTATGACCATCACTCGTGACGGTTCCGATTTGCTGATCGAAGGCAGTGGCGATGGATTCCCGCTGCGCGGCTGGGTGGAATCAAACGGGGATTTTTTTGCCACCAGCATTACACCGGTTGCCGGCTTTCCGGCTGTTTACTCGACGATTCAGGGTCGCTTCAGCACCGACGGCAGCGCGCAGGGTGTTGAGCTCACCATCGGCGTGTTTGGCGAGTTGTTCGGAACGCCCATCACCTATATCCTCGACATTGGTGAGGCAGCGGATCAGGCCAGGATCGGGGGGTTGAAGTCTGCCGCCGCCAGCCAGGGCGATTTATTGAGGGTCAACGAAGGCGAAACGCTAACGGTTGATTCCGGAAACAGGCTGCTTGTCAACGGGCTCCTCTACAACGAGGGCAGCATCGTGATCTCCACCAATGCCGTGCTGCGCAACACCGGTTTGATCGACAACCGCGGCAGCATTTCGATTCAGGGCCGGCTCGAAGGAGGGGGTGCTGTGGAGAGCAAGGGGCAGATCACCAACGACGGCGTGATCGAGCAGACCGGCGCGATCCACCTCCATCAGTCTTCAGCCACCACGAATAGCGGCACCTGGAACATCGCCGACAGTGCTGGCCTGGCGAATGCCGGTTCATTGCGCAACAACGCCACGTTGAACCTTTTTGGCCGGCTGTCCAATCGCGGTCTGCTCGACGGTCCGGGGCAGACCGAAGTCAAAGAGGGTGGTCGCCTGGATAACTACGGTGAGCTCGACAGCGAGGTGGACAACGCGGGTCGTGTATTTAATGTCTGCGATGCCGTAATCCGGGGGCCGTTGGTCGGTAGCGGCGCGGTGCCGGCTTGTGGGCTTGCCGCGGTGCCCAGTGGACAGCAGGTGGTGCCGGGAGTCGTTTCGCAGAATATCGGCAAGGCGTGGTTTGGTCTGGATGTGGACGGTCGTGTGCTGGACTATGTCATCAAGCTGCCCGGTCTTGATCTCGACGGCACCCAAACCCCGGCAGACAGCGAAGATGATGTGATCGGTATCGAGATTCGCCGCGGTTCCTATCTGGACAATGGCTCGGTGGCATGGACCATCATGGACGAAAGCGGCACCGCGCCTGATCTGTCCGTCAATGCCGGGCACCATACCCTGATCGGGAGCTGGACCGGCTCGGACGAGGCGCCGCTGACGCCTTCGCTGGTCGGGCGGCTGCTCGACAGCACGCTTTATCTGCTGGTTCGCACCAACGCACATCCCGACGGTGAGCTGCGTGGTCAGATCCTGGCAGACAACGATGCCAGTTCGAGCGCCGATGAGCCGGTGCTAGGCATGCTGTTCGATCGCTCCAGAAATGGTCACGGCATGGATTTCCAGCGCTCCGGCGAGCTCTATTTCCTGACCTTCTATTCCTACGGTGACGACGGCACGCCAGAGTGGTTCATTGCCATTGGCAAGGTCGTGGGTGACGTATTCAGCGGCGAGTTGCTGCGGGTCAGCTACGATGCTGCCGATTCGCCGCCTCAGACCGCAACAGGTGTCGGCAGGGTCGAGCTGGAGTTTGGTGTGGAGGAGGACTCTGCTGCCTGCGCCGACGGCACCGATCGCTCGACTGCGCTATCGCTGGCCCGGTTCGGCTGGGAAATCGACGGCGAGTCCGGCGACTGGTGCGTGGAACCCCTGATTGTGGGCGGTGCACCGCCGAGTCCCGACTTCACCGGCCATTGGTTCGCAGGTCCTGCCGATGAAGGCTGGGGTCTGACGGTCTACCAGCAGGGGGATGTGCTGTTTGCAGTGTTGTATTTCTACGATGCGACGGGCAAGCCGCGATGGCTGATCGGCTCCACGCAGTCGTTTACCAACGGTGATACGCTGACTATGGACCAGATTAGCGGCTATTGTCGTGACTGCCCGACCGCCTTTGAGGGGACTGACGCGGGCACGCTCACGCTGACATTTGTCGAGCCAAGCCAGACGGAGGCCAGTAATCGAGTCAGCGTGGATGTGGAATACCAGGGCCCGGAAGGCGGCGAGTGGCTGCGTGAGGAAGCATCCATCCGCTTGTTGTCCGATCCGGCCGACTGA
- a CDS encoding IS66 family transposase — MSSAVNKASVADPSTADQIAALQAQLASQQATLEAREARIHQLEEIIRTFQRKTFAGTSEQASADQLGLFNEAEEIAASEPPEVAVKPHSRQRRGRPALPPELPREEVIHDLPEADKVCPHDGAVLERIGEETSEQLDIIPASVKVIRHVRLKYACPCCEGHVATATKPAQPLGKSMAAPGLLAYIATAKYVDALPLYRQIQQFARLGVELDRTTLANWMIRCGKLVQPLINRLTEQILEAPVIGMDETTVQVLDEPGKPARSNSYMWVMGSGPPGQRLRVYHYEASRAGDVPVARLEGFSGALMADAYSGYGAACRDHGITRLGCWAHARRKFFDAAKLQPKGKIGRPDQALALIGKLYRIEREAQALNPTERHRLRQDKSQPVIDQLNAWLTTTLPRVAPKTKLGEALQYLHNQWPALVRYLDDGRYPIDNNAIENAIRPFAIGRKNWLFSKSPAGARASANLYSLIETAKGHAIEPYAYLRQVFQELPLAETIDDIDALLPGNVKGGDL, encoded by the coding sequence ATGTCGTCGGCCGTCAACAAAGCCTCTGTTGCAGATCCCTCAACGGCCGATCAGATCGCCGCTCTCCAGGCGCAGCTGGCCAGCCAGCAGGCAACCCTCGAGGCGCGCGAAGCGCGCATTCATCAGCTCGAAGAGATCATCCGCACTTTCCAGCGCAAGACCTTTGCCGGCACCAGCGAGCAGGCCAGTGCAGATCAGCTGGGCCTGTTCAACGAAGCCGAGGAGATCGCGGCAAGCGAGCCCCCCGAGGTCGCTGTCAAGCCGCACTCTCGCCAGCGTCGGGGCCGGCCGGCCCTGCCGCCGGAGCTGCCGCGCGAGGAAGTCATTCACGACCTGCCCGAGGCCGACAAGGTCTGTCCGCACGATGGTGCGGTTCTGGAGCGCATCGGCGAGGAGACCTCCGAGCAGCTCGATATCATTCCGGCGAGCGTCAAGGTCATCCGCCACGTCCGGCTGAAGTACGCCTGCCCCTGCTGCGAAGGGCATGTGGCCACCGCCACCAAGCCCGCCCAGCCGCTGGGCAAGTCGATGGCCGCACCGGGCCTGCTGGCCTACATCGCCACGGCCAAGTACGTCGACGCCCTGCCGCTGTACCGACAGATTCAGCAGTTCGCGCGGCTGGGCGTCGAGCTCGACCGCACCACCCTGGCCAACTGGATGATCCGCTGCGGCAAGCTGGTCCAGCCCCTGATCAATCGTCTGACCGAGCAGATCCTCGAAGCCCCGGTCATCGGCATGGACGAGACCACCGTCCAGGTCCTCGACGAACCCGGCAAGCCGGCACGAAGCAACAGCTACATGTGGGTCATGGGATCTGGCCCACCAGGGCAGCGGCTGCGGGTCTATCACTACGAAGCCAGTCGTGCCGGCGATGTGCCCGTGGCGCGCCTGGAAGGCTTCTCCGGTGCCCTGATGGCCGACGCCTATTCCGGCTATGGCGCGGCCTGTCGAGACCATGGCATCACCCGTCTGGGCTGCTGGGCCCATGCCCGGCGCAAGTTCTTCGATGCCGCCAAGCTCCAGCCAAAGGGCAAGATCGGACGCCCGGATCAGGCCCTGGCGCTGATCGGCAAGCTCTACCGGATCGAGCGCGAAGCCCAGGCGCTGAACCCGACCGAGCGCCACCGCTTGCGCCAGGACAAGTCACAGCCCGTCATCGACCAGCTGAACGCCTGGTTGACCACGACACTGCCGCGTGTCGCGCCAAAGACCAAGCTGGGCGAAGCGCTTCAGTACCTGCACAACCAATGGCCAGCGCTGGTGCGCTACCTCGACGATGGCCGCTACCCGATCGACAACAACGCCATCGAAAACGCCATCCGGCCGTTCGCCATCGGCCGCAAGAACTGGCTGTTCTCCAAGTCACCAGCGGGCGCTCGCGCCAGCGCCAACCTCTACAGCCTGATCGAAACCGCCAAGGGCCACGCCATCGAGCCCTATGCCTACCTGCGTCAGGTTTTTCAAGAGCTGCCACTGGCCGAAACCATCGACGATATTGACGCATTACTGCCGGGCAACGTCAAGGGTGGGGATTTGTAG
- a CDS encoding TetR/AcrR family transcriptional regulator, which produces MVNLKTGASPAGERVPLTPADWERAALELIAEAGIGALRVEPLARRLKITKGSFYWHFPGRDELLARALDRWENQDRQHIRQALRADTQPAERLAEFVWRTSRQTLTHRIYVALCATPDDPRIGPVLRRVTRRRISYLAGTLGELGLDRDAARQRANLMYSSYVGYLHLQAQRLVPDKDDPAFDAYVRHVIDTLIEQHD; this is translated from the coding sequence ATGGTCAATCTGAAGACAGGCGCGTCCCCGGCGGGGGAGCGCGTGCCGCTGACGCCGGCGGACTGGGAGCGGGCAGCACTGGAGCTGATTGCCGAGGCCGGCATCGGTGCGCTGCGGGTCGAGCCCCTGGCCCGCCGCCTGAAAATCACCAAGGGCAGTTTCTACTGGCATTTTCCCGGGCGCGACGAGCTGCTGGCGCGCGCGCTGGATCGCTGGGAAAACCAGGACCGGCAGCATATCCGGCAGGCGCTCCGGGCCGACACGCAGCCGGCCGAGCGCCTGGCCGAGTTTGTCTGGCGCACCAGCCGCCAGACGCTGACTCACCGCATCTACGTGGCGCTGTGCGCAACGCCCGACGATCCGCGCATCGGGCCGGTGCTGCGGCGGGTGACGCGCCGTCGCATCAGCTACCTGGCCGGTACACTCGGGGAGCTGGGTCTGGACAGGGATGCGGCCCGCCAGCGCGCCAACCTGATGTATTCGTCCTATGTCGGCTATTTGCACCTGCAGGCCCAGCGGCTGGTGCCGGACAAGGACGACCCGGCGTTCGACGCCTATGTGCGCCATGTCATCGATACGCTGATCGAGCAGCACGATTGA
- a CDS encoding alpha/beta fold hydrolase, whose amino-acid sequence MEAVRKLNDDIRRRQIWTDDGIRLSLRYYGHERAPCVLMAHGFGQTQYAWEKTGWQLAAAGWQAVSYDARGHGESDRAPSGEYDFEQFIEDFRRVCASLPNRPAVIGASMGGLTALLAHSEKPKVDLSSLVLVDIAPRWDDNGVEAMLAFMRQNPKGFPTLEAATEAIRGFLPHRRHNGSGSSVDRNLRQGDDGRWYWHWDPAMLALAEKGSNLQTRLKSASRRLKIPTLLVAGGQSEMIGEAHIQEFLKLAPHAEQATIEDAGHMVAGDRNDHFMGAVTPFLKRQTAQGATQS is encoded by the coding sequence ATGGAAGCTGTTCGCAAACTCAACGACGATATTCGGCGCCGCCAGATCTGGACCGATGACGGGATTCGACTGAGCCTGCGCTATTACGGCCATGAGCGGGCGCCCTGCGTGCTCATGGCGCATGGATTCGGCCAGACCCAGTATGCCTGGGAGAAAACGGGCTGGCAGCTCGCCGCCGCCGGCTGGCAGGCGGTCAGCTACGATGCGCGCGGGCACGGCGAGAGTGATCGGGCCCCGAGCGGGGAATACGATTTCGAGCAGTTCATCGAGGATTTCCGGCGCGTGTGCGCCTCGCTACCCAATCGACCGGCGGTCATCGGCGCTTCGATGGGCGGGCTGACCGCGCTGCTGGCGCATTCGGAAAAGCCCAAGGTCGACCTGTCGTCGCTGGTGCTGGTGGATATTGCACCGCGCTGGGACGACAACGGGGTCGAAGCCATGCTTGCCTTCATGCGCCAGAACCCCAAGGGTTTCCCAACGCTGGAAGCCGCCACCGAGGCGATCCGCGGCTTTCTGCCGCATCGTCGCCACAACGGCTCGGGCAGCAGCGTCGACCGCAACCTCCGCCAGGGGGATGACGGCCGCTGGTACTGGCACTGGGATCCGGCCATGCTGGCCCTGGCCGAGAAGGGCTCCAACCTGCAGACCCGGCTGAAGTCGGCGTCCCGGCGACTCAAGATCCCGACCTTGCTGGTGGCCGGCGGGCAGAGCGAAATGATCGGTGAGGCGCATATCCAGGAATTCCTCAAGCTCGCTCCGCATGCCGAACAGGCCACCATCGAGGATGCCGGGCACATGGTCGCCGGCGACCGCAACGATCACTTCATGGGCGCGGTCACGCCCTTTCTGAAGCGCCAGACTGCGCAAGGAGCCACCCAGTCATGA
- a CDS encoding acyl-CoA dehydrogenase, which produces MMIAVFLLALLVAGLGCAYFKTPIAVWTGVTAAVLLTFTIFGAPGWISLTVAWLAFAAVAVALNNRSWRREFLTRPVLAIFEKMTPQISETEQVALDAGTVGFEGELFTGNPRWGRFINKPLHELSTEEQAFLDGPVEELCDMIDEWEFTHYRAGVSDQVWEHLRKHKYFGMIIPKGYGGLGFSAVAHRAVLEKVGGMSAQVGSIIAVPNSLGPAELLLHYGTDEQKNHYLPRLASGEEVPCFGLTSTVAGSDATSIADYGVVCKGQYNGKQTLGIRLNFEKRYITLAPCATVVGLAFRLYDPDGLIGDTEDIGISVALLPADTPGLDIGRRHMPLNIPFPNGPIRGKDLFVPLDYLLGGVEYAGKGWRMLIESLSVGRAISLPSSTTGGAKAATLVTGAYARIRKQFNLPIGRFEGVEEALARMAGYTYAISALSRQTASAVDDGEKPAVPGAIAKYHTTEMSREVIKDAMDIHGGKGIILGPKNYLGRGWQGAPIWITVEGANILTRSLMIFGQGAIRCHPYVLKELEALRIDDEDERLAEFDTLLFAHIGHSISNAVRAFVLGLSFARFAAVPGDRKTRKYYRKLSRYSAGFAFLADIAMLTYGGKLKQKEKISGRLGDVLSQLYICASALRRFEHEGRPASDQPILAWAFHDAIFKIQTAMRGVIDNYPLAWARPFLRMIIFPLGRLERAPNDRLGHKVAALLLSPSETRDRLTRGVYRSDRAGHWIGVMEKLLPDVIAAEPLERKLAKAERSGKVAGYTFEEKLETARSNDVLSEREVEFLTDVRQRVLEIISVDDFDLEELQAGLSDTGKKIRSAGSRKAA; this is translated from the coding sequence ATGATGATTGCCGTGTTTTTGCTGGCCCTGCTGGTTGCGGGGCTGGGTTGCGCGTATTTCAAGACACCCATTGCCGTATGGACTGGCGTTACGGCTGCCGTCCTGCTGACGTTTACCATCTTCGGTGCGCCGGGCTGGATCAGCCTGACCGTTGCCTGGCTGGCGTTTGCCGCCGTTGCTGTGGCGCTCAACAACCGCAGCTGGCGCCGCGAATTCCTGACCCGGCCAGTGCTGGCGATATTCGAAAAAATGACGCCGCAGATTTCCGAAACTGAACAGGTGGCGCTGGACGCCGGCACGGTCGGGTTCGAAGGGGAGCTGTTTACCGGCAATCCGCGCTGGGGGCGTTTCATCAACAAGCCGCTGCACGAGCTGAGCACCGAGGAACAGGCGTTCCTGGACGGTCCGGTCGAGGAACTGTGCGACATGATCGACGAGTGGGAATTCACCCACTACCGTGCCGGCGTATCCGACCAGGTGTGGGAGCACCTGCGCAAGCACAAGTACTTCGGCATGATCATTCCGAAGGGCTACGGCGGTCTCGGTTTTTCGGCGGTCGCTCACCGCGCCGTGCTCGAAAAGGTCGGCGGCATGAGCGCCCAGGTCGGTTCGATCATCGCGGTACCCAACTCGCTCGGCCCGGCGGAACTGTTGCTGCACTACGGCACCGATGAGCAGAAGAACCATTACCTGCCGCGGCTGGCAAGCGGCGAGGAGGTGCCGTGCTTCGGGCTGACCAGCACCGTGGCCGGATCCGACGCCACCTCGATCGCCGATTACGGCGTGGTCTGCAAGGGTCAATACAACGGCAAGCAGACGCTCGGTATCAGGCTCAATTTCGAAAAGCGCTACATCACGCTGGCGCCCTGTGCCACCGTGGTTGGCCTGGCCTTTCGTCTGTACGACCCCGACGGCCTGATCGGCGATACAGAGGATATCGGTATCTCCGTGGCCCTGCTGCCGGCCGACACGCCCGGGCTTGATATCGGCCGACGGCACATGCCGCTGAACATACCCTTCCCCAATGGCCCGATTCGCGGCAAGGATCTGTTCGTGCCGCTCGACTACCTGCTCGGCGGGGTCGAATACGCCGGCAAGGGCTGGCGGATGCTGATCGAGTCGCTTTCGGTCGGTCGCGCCATCTCCCTGCCTTCCTCGACGACCGGCGGCGCCAAGGCTGCCACACTGGTCACCGGCGCCTATGCCCGCATTCGCAAGCAGTTCAATCTGCCGATCGGTCGCTTCGAGGGCGTCGAGGAGGCACTGGCACGGATGGCCGGTTACACCTATGCCATCAGCGCGCTCAGCCGCCAAACGGCCTCGGCCGTCGATGACGGCGAGAAACCGGCCGTACCCGGCGCCATCGCCAAGTATCACACCACCGAGATGAGCCGCGAGGTCATCAAGGACGCGATGGACATTCACGGCGGCAAGGGCATCATTCTTGGTCCGAAGAACTATCTGGGGCGCGGCTGGCAGGGCGCGCCGATCTGGATCACGGTCGAGGGGGCCAACATTCTCACGCGCTCGCTGATGATTTTTGGGCAGGGCGCCATCCGCTGTCATCCTTACGTGCTCAAGGAGCTCGAGGCACTACGGATCGACGACGAGGATGAGCGGCTGGCCGAGTTTGACACGCTGCTGTTCGCGCACATCGGTCATTCCATCTCCAACGCCGTGCGGGCTTTCGTGCTGGGGCTGAGCTTTGCTCGATTCGCGGCCGTCCCTGGCGACCGCAAGACGCGCAAGTACTATCGCAAGCTCAGTCGCTACAGCGCCGGCTTCGCCTTTCTGGCCGATATCGCCATGCTCACTTACGGGGGCAAGCTCAAGCAGAAAGAAAAGATTTCCGGTCGCCTCGGCGACGTGCTCAGTCAGCTCTACATCTGCGCCTCCGCGCTGCGCCGCTTCGAGCACGAAGGCCGGCCCGCATCCGATCAGCCGATTCTGGCCTGGGCCTTTCACGATGCGATCTTCAAGATCCAGACCGCCATGCGCGGCGTGATCGACAACTATCCACTGGCCTGGGCCAGGCCGTTTCTGCGCATGATCATCTTCCCGCTCGGGCGCCTCGAGCGTGCACCGAACGACCGGCTGGGGCACAAGGTCGCCGCCCTGCTGCTGTCGCCATCCGAGACGCGTGATCGCCTCACCCGGGGCGTCTATCGATCCGATCGTGCCGGCCACTGGATTGGCGTGATGGAGAAGCTGCTACCGGACGTGATCGCCGCCGAACCGCTCGAGCGCAAGCTGGCCAAGGCCGAACGCAGCGGCAAGGTAGCCGGCTACACCTTCGAGGAGAAACTTGAAACAGCCCGCAGTAACGATGTGTTAAGCGAACGCGAAGTCGAATTCCTCACCGACGTCCGACAGCGCGTGCTCGAGATCATCAGCGTGGACGATTTCGACCTCGAAGAACTCCAGGCCGGGCTGAGCGATACCGGCAAGAAGATCCGCTCAGCTGGCAGCCGCAAGGCCGCCTGA
- the tnpB gene encoding IS66 family insertion sequence element accessory protein TnpB, translating into MRLFRDLPKVYLHRDVVDFRKSIDGLAAIVEQQMALDPFADALYVFCNRHRDRLKVLYWDQTGFCLWYKRLEKAKFQWPRKHADGVIRWGEREFNWLLEGFDVMRMQGHQQLHFSATNSLIGGASCY; encoded by the coding sequence ATGCGTCTGTTTCGTGACCTGCCCAAGGTTTACCTGCACCGCGACGTGGTGGACTTTCGCAAGTCCATTGACGGCCTGGCGGCCATCGTCGAGCAGCAGATGGCCCTGGATCCGTTCGCCGATGCGCTGTACGTGTTCTGCAACCGCCACCGCGACCGGCTCAAGGTGCTCTACTGGGACCAGACCGGCTTTTGCCTCTGGTACAAGCGCCTGGAGAAGGCGAAGTTCCAGTGGCCGCGCAAGCATGCCGACGGCGTGATCCGCTGGGGCGAGCGTGAGTTCAACTGGCTGCTCGAGGGTTTTGATGTGATGCGCATGCAGGGCCATCAACAACTGCACTTTTCGGCCACTAATTCGTTGATTGGTGGTGCTTCATGCTATTGA